The following proteins are co-located in the Lagenorhynchus albirostris chromosome 4, mLagAlb1.1, whole genome shotgun sequence genome:
- the WDR1 gene encoding WD repeat-containing protein 1 isoform X2 produces the protein MPYEIKKVFASLPQVERGVSKIIGGDPRGNNFLYTNGKCVILRNIDNPAIADIYTEHAHQVVVAKYAPSGFYIASGDVSGKLRVWDTTQKEHLLKYEYQPFAGKIKDIAWTEDSKRIAVVGEGREKFGAVFLWDSGSSVGEITGHNKVINSVDIKQSRPYRLVTGSDDNCAAFFEGPPFKFKFTIGDHSRFVNCVRFSPDGNRFATAGADGQIYIYDGKTGEKLCALGGSKAHDGGIYAVSWSPDSTHLLSASGDKTSKIWDVNVNSVVNTFTMGSNVLDQQLGCLWQKDHLLSISLSGYINYLDKNNPSKPLRVIKGHSKSIQCLTVHKNGGKSYIYSGSHDGHINIWDSETGENDSFAGKGHTNQVSRMTVDECGQLVSCSMDDTVRYTNLTLRDYSGQGVVKLDIQPKCVAVGPGGYTVVVCIGQIVLLKDQRKCFSIDSPGYEPEVVAVHPGGETVAIGGADGNVRLYSILGSTLKEEGKLLEAKGPVTDLAYSHDGAFLAVCDASKVVTVFSTADGYSENNVFYGHHAKIVCLAWSPDNEHFASGGMDMMVYVWTLSDPETRVKIQDAHRLHHVSSLAWLDEHTLVTTSHDASVKEWTIAY, from the exons AACCCGGCCATTGCTGACATCTACACGGAGCACGCCCACCAGGTGGTGGTGGCCAAGTACGCGCCCAGCGGATTCTACATCGCCTCTGGAG ATGTATCTGGGAAACTGAGGGTCTGGGATACCACGCAGAAGGAGCACCTCTTGAAGTATGAGTATCAGCCTTTCGCTGGGAAGATCAAGGACATTGCTTGGACGGAAGACAGTAAGAGGATCGCAGTGGtcggggaaggaagggagaa GTTCGGAGCCGTCTTCCTGTGGGACAGTGGCTCTTCTGTGGGCGAGATCACGGGACACAACAAAGTCATCAACAGCGTGGACATCAAGCAGAGCCGGCCATACCGCCTGGTGACCGGCAGTGATGACAACTGCGCTGCATTCTTTGAGGGGCCACCATTCAAGTTCAAGTTCACAATTGGC GACCACAGCCGCTTCGTCAACTGTGTGCGGTTCTCTCCTGATGGGAACAGATTTGCCACAGCCGGGGCCGACGGTCAG ATCTACATCTATGACGGGAAGACGGGGGAGAAATTGTGTGCCCTGGGAGGAAGCAAGGCTCACGACGGCGGCATTTATGCT GTCAGCTGGAGTCCCGATAGCACCCACTTGCTTTCTGCTTCCGGAGACAAAACGTCTAAGATTTGGGACGTCAATGTGAACTCTGTTGTCAACACGTTTACCATGGGCTCCAACGTTCTGGACCAGCAGCTGGGCTGCTTGTGGCAGAAGGACCACCTCCTCAGCATCTCCCTGTCCGGCTACATCAATTACCTGGACAAAAACAACCCCAGCAAACCTCTGCGGGTCATCAAG GGCCACAGCAAATCCATCCAGTGCCTGACGGTGCATAAAAACGGCGGCAAGTCTTACATCTACTCTGGGAGCCACGACGGACACATTAATATC TGGGATTCAGAGACGGGGGAGAACGACTCCTTCGCCGGGAAGGGCCACACGAACCAGGTGTCCAGGATGACCGTGGACGAGTGCGGGCAGCTGGTGAGCTGCAGCATGGACGATACGGTGCGGTACACCAACCTCACGCTGCGGGACTACAG CGGACAGGGAGTCGTGAAACTGGACATCCAGCCGAAGTGCGTGGCTGTCGGCCCCGGGGGCTACACTGTGGTCGTGTGCATCGGTCAG ATCGTCCTGCTGAAGGATCAGAGGAAGTGCTTCAGCATCGACAGCCCCGGCTATGAGCCCGAGGTGGTGGCTGTGCACCCGGGTGGCGAGACGGTGGCCATCGGGGGTGCG GATGGGAACGTCCGCCTATACTCCATCCTGGGCAGCACGCTGAAGGAGGAGGGCAAGCTCCTGGAGGCCAAGGGCCCTGTGACGGACCTGGCCTATTCCCATGACGGCGCCTTCCTCGCTGTGTGCGACGCCAGCAAAGTGGTCACGGTCTTCAGCACTGCTGACGGCTACTCG GAGAACAACGTTTTCTATGGACACCACGCGAAGATTGTCTGCCTGGCCTGGTCTCCAGACAACGAGCACTTCGCCTCGGGCGGCATGGACATGATGGTGTACGTGTGGACCCTGAGTGACCCCGAGACCAGGGTCAAGATCCAAG ATGCGCACCGGCTCCACCACGTGAGCAGCCTGGCCTGGCTGGACGAGCACACGCTGGTCACGACCTCCCACGACGCCTCTGTCAAAGAGTGGACAATCGCCTACTGA
- the WDR1 gene encoding WD repeat-containing protein 1 isoform X1 produces the protein MPYEIKKVFASLPQVERGVSKIIGGDPRGNNFLYTNGKCVILRNIDNPAIADIYTEHAHQVVVAKYAPSGFYIASGDVSGKLRVWDTTQKEHLLKYEYQPFAGKIKDIAWTEDSKRIAVVGEGREKFGAVFLWDSGSSVGEITGHNKVINSVDIKQSRPYRLVTGSDDNCAAFFEGPPFKFKFTIGDHSRFVNCVRFSPDGNRFATAGADGQIYIYDGKTGEKLCALGGSKAHDGGIYAVSWSPDSTHLLSASGDKTSKIWDVNVNSVVNTFTMGSNVLDQQLGCLWQKDHLLSISLSGYINYLDKNNPSKPLRVIKGHSKSIQCLTVHKNGGKSYIYSGSHDGHINIWDSETGENDSFAGKGHTNQVSRMTVDECGQLVSCSMDDTVRYTNLTLRDYSGQGVVKLDIQPKCVAVGPGGYTVVVCIGQIVLLKDQRKCFSIDSPGYEPEVVAVHPGGETVAIGGAVRPCPHTLRPGDGNVRLYSILGSTLKEEGKLLEAKGPVTDLAYSHDGAFLAVCDASKVVTVFSTADGYSENNVFYGHHAKIVCLAWSPDNEHFASGGMDMMVYVWTLSDPETRVKIQDAHRLHHVSSLAWLDEHTLVTTSHDASVKEWTIAY, from the exons AACCCGGCCATTGCTGACATCTACACGGAGCACGCCCACCAGGTGGTGGTGGCCAAGTACGCGCCCAGCGGATTCTACATCGCCTCTGGAG ATGTATCTGGGAAACTGAGGGTCTGGGATACCACGCAGAAGGAGCACCTCTTGAAGTATGAGTATCAGCCTTTCGCTGGGAAGATCAAGGACATTGCTTGGACGGAAGACAGTAAGAGGATCGCAGTGGtcggggaaggaagggagaa GTTCGGAGCCGTCTTCCTGTGGGACAGTGGCTCTTCTGTGGGCGAGATCACGGGACACAACAAAGTCATCAACAGCGTGGACATCAAGCAGAGCCGGCCATACCGCCTGGTGACCGGCAGTGATGACAACTGCGCTGCATTCTTTGAGGGGCCACCATTCAAGTTCAAGTTCACAATTGGC GACCACAGCCGCTTCGTCAACTGTGTGCGGTTCTCTCCTGATGGGAACAGATTTGCCACAGCCGGGGCCGACGGTCAG ATCTACATCTATGACGGGAAGACGGGGGAGAAATTGTGTGCCCTGGGAGGAAGCAAGGCTCACGACGGCGGCATTTATGCT GTCAGCTGGAGTCCCGATAGCACCCACTTGCTTTCTGCTTCCGGAGACAAAACGTCTAAGATTTGGGACGTCAATGTGAACTCTGTTGTCAACACGTTTACCATGGGCTCCAACGTTCTGGACCAGCAGCTGGGCTGCTTGTGGCAGAAGGACCACCTCCTCAGCATCTCCCTGTCCGGCTACATCAATTACCTGGACAAAAACAACCCCAGCAAACCTCTGCGGGTCATCAAG GGCCACAGCAAATCCATCCAGTGCCTGACGGTGCATAAAAACGGCGGCAAGTCTTACATCTACTCTGGGAGCCACGACGGACACATTAATATC TGGGATTCAGAGACGGGGGAGAACGACTCCTTCGCCGGGAAGGGCCACACGAACCAGGTGTCCAGGATGACCGTGGACGAGTGCGGGCAGCTGGTGAGCTGCAGCATGGACGATACGGTGCGGTACACCAACCTCACGCTGCGGGACTACAG CGGACAGGGAGTCGTGAAACTGGACATCCAGCCGAAGTGCGTGGCTGTCGGCCCCGGGGGCTACACTGTGGTCGTGTGCATCGGTCAG ATCGTCCTGCTGAAGGATCAGAGGAAGTGCTTCAGCATCGACAGCCCCGGCTATGAGCCCGAGGTGGTGGCTGTGCACCCGGGTGGCGAGACGGTGGCCATCGGGGGTGCGGTAAGGCCCTGTCCCCACACCCTCCGCCCTGGG GATGGGAACGTCCGCCTATACTCCATCCTGGGCAGCACGCTGAAGGAGGAGGGCAAGCTCCTGGAGGCCAAGGGCCCTGTGACGGACCTGGCCTATTCCCATGACGGCGCCTTCCTCGCTGTGTGCGACGCCAGCAAAGTGGTCACGGTCTTCAGCACTGCTGACGGCTACTCG GAGAACAACGTTTTCTATGGACACCACGCGAAGATTGTCTGCCTGGCCTGGTCTCCAGACAACGAGCACTTCGCCTCGGGCGGCATGGACATGATGGTGTACGTGTGGACCCTGAGTGACCCCGAGACCAGGGTCAAGATCCAAG ATGCGCACCGGCTCCACCACGTGAGCAGCCTGGCCTGGCTGGACGAGCACACGCTGGTCACGACCTCCCACGACGCCTCTGTCAAAGAGTGGACAATCGCCTACTGA